A part of Bubalus bubalis isolate 160015118507 breed Murrah chromosome 6, NDDB_SH_1, whole genome shotgun sequence genomic DNA contains:
- the DUSP23 gene encoding dual specificity protein phosphatase 23: MGVQPPNFSWVLPSRLAGLALPRLPAHYQFLLDQGVRHLVSLTERGPPHSDSCPGLTLHRLRIPDFCPPGPEQIDRFVKIVDEANASGEAVAVHCALGFGRTGTMLACYLVKERGLAAGDAIAEIRRLRPGSIETYEQEKAVFQFYQRTK, encoded by the exons ATGGGCGTGCAGCCCCCCAACTTCTCGTGGGTGCTGCCCAGCCGGCTGGCGGGGCTGGCGCTGCCCCGGCTCCCCGCCCACTACCAGTTCCTGCTGGACCAAGGTGTACGGCATCTGGTGTCACTGACGGAGCGCGGGCCCCCGCACAGCGACAGCTGCCCCGGCCTCACCCTGCACCGACTGCGCATCCCAGACTTCTGCCCGCCGGGCCCAGAGCAGATCGACCGCTTCGTGAAGATCGTCGACGAGGCCAACGCCAGTGGTGAG GCGGTGGCAGTGCACTGTGCCCTGGGCTTTGGCCGCACTGGCACCATGCTGGCCTGTTACCTGGTGAAGGAGCGGGGCCTGGCTGCCGGAGACGCCATCGCTGAGATCCGGCGCCTTCGACCCGGCTCCATCGAGACCTATGAGCAAGAGAAGGCGGTCTTCCAGTTCTACCAGCGAACGAAATAA